The Caldicellulosiruptor changbaiensis genome has a segment encoding these proteins:
- a CDS encoding sensor histidine kinase: MFFIVTFILTTVAINLLIQLNVNFLHNYFDKTYHNIESINTITTNFNTISKSIQTYVISGDSDSILNVYDSLNSIAHELNQITCQNEDEVVFKRSIANIYTTISSNIDMVILFKKQGKDYTQKLSDTIESLEYANYFLQKLTQSKINYSVEYYNSLKDSIRKITNTNYVVIILWFISSIFISLVFTKELTDPISRLAKFSNRVANGELNFTIPKVEPTDELGILNNSFSDMLENIKDMLKKLEDKAELEKELAQKEIETVRYQQALQEAELKTLQAQINPHFLFNTLNTITQIAMFENAQKTYDMLIKTSNYLRYCVQNINKLVTIGDEIENVKNYLFIHNIRFGNKISLEVDVEKDVESAKIPSMIFQPIVENSIVHGFAKKSEGLIKIVAKKENQSYIKIHIIDNGSGIEPYVLEELTKKSYVSKTSTGIGLENITKRLEFFFAIKNPISIDSQLNIGTTVTILIPYVK; encoded by the coding sequence ATGTTTTTTATTGTAACGTTTATCCTCACAACAGTGGCTATAAACCTTCTTATTCAGCTGAACGTAAATTTTCTTCATAACTACTTTGATAAAACATACCATAACATTGAGAGTATAAATACAATTACAACCAACTTCAATACAATTAGCAAAAGCATACAAACCTACGTAATCTCTGGTGATTCAGATTCAATATTAAATGTATATGATAGTCTAAACTCAATCGCCCATGAACTAAACCAAATAACATGCCAGAACGAAGATGAGGTTGTATTCAAAAGAAGTATTGCCAATATCTATACAACAATAAGTAGCAACATTGACATGGTAATACTTTTTAAAAAGCAAGGAAAGGACTATACACAAAAGCTCTCTGATACTATTGAAAGCTTAGAGTACGCAAATTATTTTTTGCAAAAGCTCACACAAAGCAAGATAAACTACAGTGTTGAGTACTACAATAGCCTAAAAGACTCTATAAGAAAGATTACAAACACAAACTATGTTGTTATAATTTTGTGGTTTATATCCTCAATCTTTATAAGCCTTGTGTTCACAAAAGAGCTGACAGATCCAATCTCAAGGCTTGCCAAATTCTCAAACAGGGTTGCAAATGGTGAGCTAAACTTTACCATACCTAAGGTTGAACCAACTGATGAGCTTGGAATCTTGAACAACTCATTTTCTGACATGCTTGAAAATATAAAAGATATGCTAAAAAAGCTTGAAGACAAGGCTGAGCTTGAAAAAGAGCTTGCACAAAAAGAAATTGAAACAGTAAGATACCAGCAAGCCCTGCAAGAAGCAGAATTAAAAACTCTTCAGGCTCAGATAAACCCTCATTTTTTGTTCAACACATTAAATACCATTACTCAAATTGCCATGTTTGAAAACGCTCAAAAGACATATGATATGCTAATTAAAACTTCAAACTACCTAAGATACTGTGTGCAGAATATAAATAAGCTTGTGACAATTGGTGATGAGATTGAAAATGTAAAAAACTATCTTTTTATTCACAATATAAGATTTGGAAACAAAATAAGCTTAGAAGTGGATGTTGAAAAAGATGTGGAAAGTGCAAAGATTCCAAGCATGATATTCCAGCCAATTGTTGAAAATTCTATTGTCCATGGGTTTGCTAAAAAAAGTGAAGGTTTGATTAAGATTGTTGCAAAGAAGGAAAATCAAAGCTATATAAAGATTCACATAATAGACAATGGAAGCGGGATTGAACCATATGTTTTAGAAGAGCTTACCAAAAAGTCTTATGTATCCAAGACATCAACAGGCATTGGACTTGAAAATATCACAAAAAGGCTTGAATTTTTCTTTGCTATTAAAAACCCCATAAGTATTGACTCTCAGCTAAATATTGGAACTACTGTAACAATTCTCATTCCTTATGTAAAATAG